The Macaca fascicularis isolate 582-1 chromosome 1, T2T-MFA8v1.1 genome includes a window with the following:
- the UTP25 gene encoding U3 small nucleolar RNA-associated protein 25 homolog isoform X1, whose product MGKRGSRSQSQLLNTLTKKQKKHLRDFGEEHPFYDRVSRKEAKPQICQLSESSDSSDSESESESEPEQVSGYHKLLATLKNVSEEEEEDEEEEEEDSIVDDAEMNDEGGGSDVSVEEEMAAEATESPENVPLSADPEGKEDGERPPGTLQASPEEFTDAKHESLFSLETNFLEEESGDNSSLKASQDPFLQHVNKELKEKEIQAVATNPKTTHELKWPILGQLVFSSKFQKLETFKPTKDIDLKSLHLQKPLESTWTKTNSPFLSGPQKSSSPFTPLQKELFLIMNSYRDLFYPESTALKNGEEIRHVYCLHVINHVLKANAQVLGNNSRHRSQKFGVGDDDDFRDQGLTRPKVLIVVPFREAALRVVQLFISLLEGDSKKKIIVSNKKRFQGEYGSDPEERPPNLKRPEDYEAVFVGNIDDHFRIGVAILQRSIRLYAPFYSSDILIASPLGLRTIIGGEGEKKRDFDFLSSIELLIIDQADIYLMQNWEHVLHLMNHMNLLPLDSHGVDFSRVRMWSLNNWSKYYRQTLLFGALQDAQINSVFNKYCVNMQGQVAVRNVPMTGSISHVLVQLPHVFQRMEAENLASVIDARFNFFVNKILPQYRDAVMSHTLIYIPSYFDFVRLRNYFKKEELNFTHICEYTQKSGVSRARHFFLQGEKQFLLFTERFHFYKRYTIKGIRNLIFYELPTYPHFYSEICNMLRATNRGEEATWTCTVLYSKYDAQRLAAVVGVERAAQMLQSKKNVHLFITGEK is encoded by the exons ATGGGCAAACGCGGGAGCCGGAGCCAGAGCCAGCTACTCAACACCCTAActaaaaagcagaagaaacatcTTCGAGATTTCGGCGAGGAACATCCCTTCTATGACAG GGTTTCCAGAAAGGAAGCAAAACCACAGATTTGTCAACTG tcAGAGAGTTCAGATTCTTCAGATTCTGAAAGTGAATCAGAGAGTGAGCCAGAACAAGTTTCTGGCTACCACAAACTACTTgctacattaaaaaatgtttctgaggaagaagaggaggatgaagaggaggaagaggaagacagtATTGTAGATGATGCAGAAATGAACGATGAAGGTGGTGGTAGCGATGTCAGTGTGGAAGAAGAGATGGCTGCAGAGGCTACTGAAAGTCCAGAGA ATGTACCTTTATCTGCTGACCCTGAGGGAAAAGAAGATGGGGAAAGGCCACCGGGCACATTACAAGCATCCCCCGAAGAGTTCACAGACGCAAAACACGAGTCACTGTTCAGTCTGGAAACCAATTTTCTGGAAGAGGAAAGTGGAGACAACTCTTCTTTGAAAGCATCTCAAG aTCCATTTCTTCAACATGTGaacaaagaactgaaagaaaaagaaattcaggcTGTTGCCACAAATCCCAAAACCACCCACGAGCTTAAA TGGCCTATCCTGGGCCAGCTTGTCTTTTCCTCTAAGTTTCAGAAGTTGGAAACATTTAAACCCACAAAGGATATTGACTTAAAGTCACTTCATCTCCAGAAGCCTCTGGAATCCACCTGGACTAAGACCAACAGCCCGTTCCTATCTGGTCCCCAAAAATCAAGCAGCCCATTCACCCCCCTCCAGAAAGAACTCTTCTTAATTATGAATTCTTACCGGGACCTGTTCTACCCAGAAAGCACTGCCCTGAAGAACGGGGAAGAGATCCGCCATGTGTATTGCCTGCATGTGATAAATCACGTCCTCAAAGCCAATGCCCAGGTGCTTGGCAACAATAGCAGACACCGAAGCCAGAAGTTTGGAGTGGGTGATGATGATGACTTTAGAGACCAAGGGTTAACAAGGCCCAAG GTACTGATAGTGGTGCCATTCCGGGAAGCTGCTTTGCGGGTGGTGCAGCTCTTCATCAGCCTCCTCGAGGGTGACAGCAAGAAGAAAATCATTGTGAGCAACAAAAAGAGGTTTCAGGGAGAATATGGATCAGATCCTGAGGAGAGACCACCCAACTTGAAGAGGCCTGAGGATTATGAAGCCGTGTTTGTGGGCAATATTGATGACCACTTCAGGATTG GAGTGGCAATACTGCAGAGAAGCATCCGACTCTATGCCCCGTTTTACTCCTCGGATATCCTCATTGCTTCCCCCCTGGGCTTGAGGACCATCATTggtggagaaggagagaagaagagagattttgactttctgtcttctaTTGAGCTTCTCATCATTGATCAAGCTGACATTTACCTGATGCAGAACTGGGAGCATGTCCTG CATTTGATGAATCACATGAACCTGCTACCCCTGGACTCACATGGGGTAGACTTTTCTCGAGTGCGGATGTGGAGCCTCAATAATTGGTCCAAGTACTATCGCCAGACACTGCTATTTGGGGCCCTTCAGGATGCCCAGATCAACTCAGTGTTCAACAAGTACTGTGTCAACATGCAAGGCCAG GTGGCTGTGAGGAATGTCCCAATGACAGGCTCTATCAGTCATGTCCTGGTGCAGCTCCCACATGTCTTCCAGAGGATGGAAGCTGAAAACCTAGCTTCAGTGATTGATGCCAG GTTTAACTTTTTTGTGAACAAGATTCTGCCGCAGTATCGTGATGCAGTCATGTCTCACACGCTCATCTATATCCCCTCCTACTTTGACTTCGTGCGTCTTCGAAATTACTTCAAGAAGGAGGAACTGAATTTTACCCACATCTGCGAGTACACGCAGAAGTCCGGTGTCTCCAGGGCCAGACACTTCTTCCTTCAAGGAGAGAAACAGTTTCTGCTTTTCACAGAGCGCTTCCATTTCTACAAAAG GTATACAATAAAAGGCATCAGGAACCTGATTTTCTATGAACTGCCGACATATCCACACTTTTACAGTGAAATCTGTAATATGCTGAGAGCCACCAACAGAGGAGAAGAGGCCACGTGGACCTGCACTGTTCTCTACTCCAAGTATGATGCCCAGAGGTTAGCTGCCGTGGTTGGTGTGGAGCGGGCAGCACAGATGCTACAATCCAAGAAGAATGTCCACCTCTTCATtactggagaaaaatga
- the UTP25 gene encoding U3 small nucleolar RNA-associated protein 25 homolog isoform X2, translated as MNSYRDLFYPESTALKNGEEIRHVYCLHVINHVLKANAQVLGNNSRHRSQKFGVGDDDDFRDQGLTRPKVLIVVPFREAALRVVQLFISLLEGDSKKKIIVSNKKRFQGEYGSDPEERPPNLKRPEDYEAVFVGNIDDHFRIGVAILQRSIRLYAPFYSSDILIASPLGLRTIIGGEGEKKRDFDFLSSIELLIIDQADIYLMQNWEHVLHLMNHMNLLPLDSHGVDFSRVRMWSLNNWSKYYRQTLLFGALQDAQINSVFNKYCVNMQGQVAVRNVPMTGSISHVLVQLPHVFQRMEAENLASVIDARFNFFVNKILPQYRDAVMSHTLIYIPSYFDFVRLRNYFKKEELNFTHICEYTQKSGVSRARHFFLQGEKQFLLFTERFHFYKRYTIKGIRNLIFYELPTYPHFYSEICNMLRATNRGEEATWTCTVLYSKYDAQRLAAVVGVERAAQMLQSKKNVHLFITGEK; from the exons ATGAATTCTTACCGGGACCTGTTCTACCCAGAAAGCACTGCCCTGAAGAACGGGGAAGAGATCCGCCATGTGTATTGCCTGCATGTGATAAATCACGTCCTCAAAGCCAATGCCCAGGTGCTTGGCAACAATAGCAGACACCGAAGCCAGAAGTTTGGAGTGGGTGATGATGATGACTTTAGAGACCAAGGGTTAACAAGGCCCAAG GTACTGATAGTGGTGCCATTCCGGGAAGCTGCTTTGCGGGTGGTGCAGCTCTTCATCAGCCTCCTCGAGGGTGACAGCAAGAAGAAAATCATTGTGAGCAACAAAAAGAGGTTTCAGGGAGAATATGGATCAGATCCTGAGGAGAGACCACCCAACTTGAAGAGGCCTGAGGATTATGAAGCCGTGTTTGTGGGCAATATTGATGACCACTTCAGGATTG GAGTGGCAATACTGCAGAGAAGCATCCGACTCTATGCCCCGTTTTACTCCTCGGATATCCTCATTGCTTCCCCCCTGGGCTTGAGGACCATCATTggtggagaaggagagaagaagagagattttgactttctgtcttctaTTGAGCTTCTCATCATTGATCAAGCTGACATTTACCTGATGCAGAACTGGGAGCATGTCCTG CATTTGATGAATCACATGAACCTGCTACCCCTGGACTCACATGGGGTAGACTTTTCTCGAGTGCGGATGTGGAGCCTCAATAATTGGTCCAAGTACTATCGCCAGACACTGCTATTTGGGGCCCTTCAGGATGCCCAGATCAACTCAGTGTTCAACAAGTACTGTGTCAACATGCAAGGCCAG GTGGCTGTGAGGAATGTCCCAATGACAGGCTCTATCAGTCATGTCCTGGTGCAGCTCCCACATGTCTTCCAGAGGATGGAAGCTGAAAACCTAGCTTCAGTGATTGATGCCAG GTTTAACTTTTTTGTGAACAAGATTCTGCCGCAGTATCGTGATGCAGTCATGTCTCACACGCTCATCTATATCCCCTCCTACTTTGACTTCGTGCGTCTTCGAAATTACTTCAAGAAGGAGGAACTGAATTTTACCCACATCTGCGAGTACACGCAGAAGTCCGGTGTCTCCAGGGCCAGACACTTCTTCCTTCAAGGAGAGAAACAGTTTCTGCTTTTCACAGAGCGCTTCCATTTCTACAAAAG GTATACAATAAAAGGCATCAGGAACCTGATTTTCTATGAACTGCCGACATATCCACACTTTTACAGTGAAATCTGTAATATGCTGAGAGCCACCAACAGAGGAGAAGAGGCCACGTGGACCTGCACTGTTCTCTACTCCAAGTATGATGCCCAGAGGTTAGCTGCCGTGGTTGGTGTGGAGCGGGCAGCACAGATGCTACAATCCAAGAAGAATGTCCACCTCTTCATtactggagaaaaatga